The genomic DNA GTCTCCTTCAACTGCTCCAGGGCGGACTCCAGCCGCAGGTTCTGGCGCGAGAGCTCGGATTGGGTCCGGTGGGAGGCGATCAGGTTCTTCACCCGCACGTGCAGTTCAGTGGTGGAGAAGGGCTTGGTGAGGAAATCGCTGGCGCCGGCCTGCAGGGCCGCCAGCTTGGTCTTCTCCTCCGCCCAGGCCGTCAGCAGCAGCACCGGGATGGTACGGGTCGCCGGTTCGGCCTTGATCTCCCGGCAGGCCTCGATGCCGTCCTTCTCGGGCATCATCATGTCCAGCACCACCACCTCGGGCAGGTATTGGCGGGTCTTCTCCACCGCCTCCGTCCCGTTCACCGCCTCCAGGATCTCGTAATCCCGTCCCAACTGGGACTTGACGAAGCGCAGCATGTCCGGCTCGTCGTCGGCCAGCACCAACCGGGGACGCTTGGAGGACCCCCCCTCCCAGCCCTGGGGTTTCTCGGCGGCCTCGGTCATGGCCGGGAAAAGCTCGGCCCGGCGATAGAGCTTGGCGAGCCATTGGTCCGACCCGCTCCCCGGGACGCCCGCCCCCTCGCCTTCCGAGGGCTCAGCCGGGGCCTCGGTCGTCCGCTCCAGGGGCACCCGCACCGTCATCACGGTCCCCTTCCCCACTTGGCTTTCCACCGACACCTTGCCGCCCTGGGCCTCGGTCAATTCGCGCACCAGGGCCAGGCCGATCCCCGTCCCCTGGTACTTGCGCTGGGCCGTGGCGTCGGCCTGCCAGAAGCGGTCGAAGATGAAGGGCAGGTCCTTTTCCGAGATGCCCACACCCGTGTCCCGGACCCGGATCACCAGTTCGCCTTCCTCCTCCGTGGCCTCCACGGCCACTTCCCCGCCGGCGGAGGTGAACTTGACCGAATTGAAGAGGAGGTTGAGGACGATCTTCTCCATCTTGTCGCGGTCCAGGAGGGCCACGCCCAGGCCGTCGGGCACCGAGGCGGAGAGCCGGACCTTGCGGCCCCGGGCGGCGGGCTGGACCGACTGGGCCAGGCCCCGGATCATCTCGGGGATGGACACCGGCTCCCGTTTGACCTCGACCCGGCCCGATTCCAGCTTCACCAGGTCCAGCAGGTCGTTGATGAGCTTGAGGAGCCGCATCCCGTTGGTGCGCATCAGGCGCAGGGTCTCCGTCACCTGGGGGTCGGGCGGCACCTGGCGTTGCAGTTCCTCCAGGGGCGCCAGCATGAGGGTCAGGGGCGTCCGGAGCTCATGGCTGATATTGGCGAAGAACTGGCTCTTCATGCGGTCCATCTCCACCAGCTTCTCGTTGGTCTCCTTGAGCATGCGGCTGCTGCGGTCCACCTCGAAGCGCAGGGCGAACTCCCGCAGGCGCAGCTTCCCCTGGGACCAGCTGGAGGCCCCCACGATGATCTGGGTGAGGATGATGAAATAGAGGTTGTTGAACAGCACCCCGAAGCTGGGCATGGGCTCGGGGTGGAGCAGGCAGGCCAGCACGTACATGGCCATGATGACCATGCCTTCCCAGAGGTTCTCCTGGTAGGTCCAGGGGCAGACCATGCCGATGGCCAGGATGACCAGGTTGAGGCCCGCGTAATAGGTGGAGGAGACGCCGTTGGTCTCCCAGATCATCAGCGAGATGAAGAAACAGGGCAAAAGGGGCAGGATGAACCCCAGGGCCCGGTAGTACTTGAGCCCGAAGGAGGTCTGCACCATCACCCAGAGGACCGCCACGATGGCCGAGCAGACCAGCCGCATCTTGAGGAAGGCCCAGAGG from bacterium includes the following:
- a CDS encoding ATP-binding protein; translated protein: MAETSTDLTLDPEILENYKVYDRRVRIDTIKLFCWLIFTLMPAGFTLDYFVYPDHLWAFLKMRLVCSAIVAVLWVMVQTSFGLKYYRALGFILPLLPCFFISLMIWETNGVSSTYYAGLNLVILAIGMVCPWTYQENLWEGMVIMAMYVLACLLHPEPMPSFGVLFNNLYFIILTQIIVGASSWSQGKLRLREFALRFEVDRSSRMLKETNEKLVEMDRMKSQFFANISHELRTPLTLMLAPLEELQRQVPPDPQVTETLRLMRTNGMRLLKLINDLLDLVKLESGRVEVKREPVSIPEMIRGLAQSVQPAARGRKVRLSASVPDGLGVALLDRDKMEKIVLNLLFNSVKFTSAGGEVAVEATEEEGELVIRVRDTGVGISEKDLPFIFDRFWQADATAQRKYQGTGIGLALVRELTEAQGGKVSVESQVGKGTVMTVRVPLERTTEAPAEPSEGEGAGVPGSGSDQWLAKLYRRAELFPAMTEAAEKPQGWEGGSSKRPRLVLADDEPDMLRFVKSQLGRDYEILEAVNGTEAVEKTRQYLPEVVVLDMMMPEKDGIEACREIKAEPATRTIPVLLLTAWAEEKTKLAALQAGASDFLTKPFSTTELHVRVKNLIASHRTQSELSRQNLRLESALEQLKETESSLVQSEKMSSLGRMSAGMIHEINNPLNYALSALNVLKGLRAKWPEGERAKLDDLMADMQEGMTRVQRIVSDLRDFTHPHGRALGPVDLEEALATALRFLGHETEKNARIVLTVPKNQQVFAEKNNLTHVFVNLFQNALDAMKAKDHGDEKPTLAITVEEKNGRVLIRVRDNGTGIAPRHLDKIFDPFFTTKDVGQGMGLGLSICYRIVKDMGGEISAASEEGKFTEFTLDLPAQAPSTKGAEEASRDLAGRQPS